TACTTAGAAAAATGTCCTATCTAGAATTCTTTGATCTAAATCTGAAAGGTTTTTTCCACTTCATACCTTAACCTAAagacaacacaatacaatatTGCATTTATTCTCCCCTCCCTGTAGGTTATCCAGCTGCATCTCATTGCTGAAAAAATTTATCAAATCACCAATACAAAACATGATACAATACTTCAGAAGTTCAGTCCAGGTTCTTCAGTACAGGAGATCATCTCCGGATGCAGTAGGTTGCTGTGGTTTTTTGGACTGTATTTTGGGCAGATGAATTCTGCTGGATGCAACCACCAGTATATTTGCTCCATGTGTGACAGCGCTGGCAACACAGAGCCAGAATGAGAAGCCCATGTTCTCCTCCAGAACCACGAGGTGGAAGAGGTTCTCACCGAAGTTTGCCACACGTTCTGTCAACTGATGGCAATGAACTGCTGCGATGAAGCTGGCAAAACCAAGTGAACTAAATAGagctgagagaaagagagagggagagagagagggagagagaggagaatggggagaaagatagagaggggGGAAAGAGGGGGCAataggtggagagagagggagagagagaggggaatggagagagagagagagagagagagagagagagagagaggggaatgtgggagagagggagagagtggaatggggagagagagggagagagtggaatggggagaggtggagagaggggaatggggagagaaagaggaagagagagaggaatggggagagagtgagagaaagggggagagggggggaggggaatggagagagagaaagagagagagagattggctTTGTTTAGGATTTAAGTACTTTAGGCATAATTTATGTGTAGCTCTGAATTATTTCACCCAAAAACATTAAAATGGTTGATTTTAATGCTGAACAATTAATGATGAACTATTCAGGATGGGATAACACACTACCAGAAATAAATTATTCATTTACACAGTCAGTGTCCTCTGGGTCTTTAAAAGTATTAAAAGTTGGcccttaaaaagtattttaaaagTCTTAATCACAATTTTATGATGTATtaagtttgtgtttgtatattaGCATAAAGCTAGTCCTGGTTCAATTTATTCTTTTGACCATTGACCATAGTATTTTCGTGTCCCACTGTATCGGAGTTCTGTTGTATGGTTGTATTTTATAGTTTTAATTGCAAACTACAACAGTTTTGTACATTAAATATGTGTTGTGGATTGCAAATTAAAGTAGCGGTGAGGTCtacactttgtttttttttttggaaagtttaaaaaaaaatctttcaaaGGTATTGAAATTAACTTCAGTATTTCTGCATGTATTGTGATTTTAAATAAGCACTTTTAGCAAACCCAATACATTgtgtatttacagtgaagacacTTCTTCACCTCATCTGTCAAGTTGAGCAGttgtggcctggcggttagggaactggtcttgtgactggagggtcgtgggttcgattcccagacctgaggccatgactgaggtgcccatgagcaaggcccttaacccccgattgctcacttgtataaaaaatgagattaaaatgtaagttgctctggataagggtgtctgccaaatgccataaaatgtaaatgtaatgtaagttAGAACATGACAACAGTGGGGCAGTACACCAGGACAGGTGAATATTGCAACCAATTTCTATGAAGGCATTCCAAGGTTTAGACAAAAATGTTTTACTGTGTCTGtatccagagccggagtggctaatcgggagattcgggaggattcccgatgggccggctcatgtcaatctctagtttgggccgattgggagggaagaATAATTTTGGGTCGGATTTGGACATGAATTTcccaggctgaaaaagtggcccactccggccctgtctgTATCTTATTTAATGCTGACCTACCTGCAATGAAGTTCCATATGTACAGGCCCAGAGGTCCTTTGATGGATTGGTAAGGCACTTTTCTGGCATTGTATATGCAGAATGCCAGGCTTACCAGAGCAAAGCCAATAGCAATGAAGAGGAAGAAGATTATGATCATATGCAGACCCCCATTGAGTGTCTTAATTAGTCTGGGGAAAACTGAAGAGAGAAAGACATTTtgaaacaacaataaaaagTTGAACACTAAATCTATATAAGCCagtatatttgtgtatgtgtgtgtgtgtgtgtgtgtgtgtgtgtgtgtgtgtgtgtgtgtgtgtgtgtgtgtgtgtgtgtgtaaaatacaaAAATGAGGCACTTTACAAAGGAAAATCCTCACTGTAAATTTTATAACGACGGTTCCCCAGGCCGCATTTCCGGGTTTTGCCGCCTTGAAAGAGCCCGTAGTTAATATCCCCGGTAAATTGTGCGAGCTCCAAGCTGGATGCGTTCACAATATCAACTCCGGTCTGACACAGGATCCTTCCGGTTATCCAGCGCTCAGTGGAAAGCGCCACTACAAGTAGCGCAACAGACCCAATACAAAGTACCGAGCCCACGGAGAACACGATCCGTTTCCACAGAGTCGGCATCTCGGCGCTCAGCCGTGCCCTTCCACCCCATTCCGCCTAAGCACGCAAAGGAACACAACTCTTCGAGGCATCCGCTGTTAATGTGTGGgcaagaaataaagaaatatgTCCAGCTTGAATACCTCCACTAGCGATCCGTAGTGTGTGGGATGCTTTCCTTTGTGGTTATAAAGGCTGTAAATACGGTTAAAGAGTATAACTTTAGAGTAATGAACAGCGAAACATGCGAGGCAGGGAGGACACCGAAGCTAGGCGGTCAAACTAACCGGTAACCTGATCCGTTACATCTCCCAGAGACctttaattctctctctctctctctctctctctctctctctctctctctctctctctctctctctctctctctctctctctctctctctctctctctctctcgcccgcACACATAATCACTTCTATTTTACTTAGTATAtacgataataataataatttttttaaactcTCACAAGCTGAAATAGCATAAATGTAATCAGCGGAATCAATGCACCGTCGCGTTTTTATCCTTCCCGCCGTGAGCTGTAACTATTCTTTGCGCTatagaaaacactgaaaacgtGATGCTGGAAATATATACCACTGTCGTAAACGTGGGCATAGGAGCCATTCTACTATTGGGGAGGAACGTACATGCCGCATATACATTTAAATGTGTTGGTTCGTTTATGACCCAGCACTGAAACGCCCCACTCTCATCCCTATTGCCAAAATCACACCTGCTACTGTTTCGTCCCTCATCCCTCTCGGGTCATTGCATATTAAGATAAATGGAGCAGGGAAAGGTCGAGCGCGCGAGATGTAATTGGGACATAAACGTGTCACAGTCTTAAGATTGGTTCGCCTGTGAAATATTATCTTCATTTATTACAGAAACGATATTGAGTGCTTCAATAACCTCCCTTCCTTATTGGCACATTCTTTGTTATTTTACCCTTGACTACATTTTGGCATACAAATGAGACAAAAGCTCGTACATGAAATAAAGCGTTTTTCTTAATGTTTGGTAACtagttttaaaatgtttcagtttTAAGCGCAAGCTCTTCCTGTGTGACTGACATCCAAACCTATGTTAAAGgcgttttgttgttgttgtttgtttattttaattaaCAGATAAATACCACAGC
This Brachyhypopomus gauderio isolate BG-103 unplaced genomic scaffold, BGAUD_0.2 sc77, whole genome shotgun sequence DNA region includes the following protein-coding sequences:
- the clrn2 gene encoding clarin-2, whose amino-acid sequence is MPTLWKRIVFSVGSVLCIGSVALLVVALSTERWITGRILCQTGVDIVNASSLELAQFTGDINYGLFQGGKTRKCGLGNRRYKIYIFPRLIKTLNGGLHMIIIFFLFIAIGFALVSLAFCIYNARKVPYQSIKGPLGLYIWNFIAALFSSLGFASFIAAVHCHQLTERVANFGENLFHLVVLEENMGFSFWLCVASAVTHGANILVVASSRIHLPKIQSKKPQQPTASGDDLLY